Proteins encoded by one window of Bradyrhizobium sp. B097:
- a CDS encoding ABC transporter permease — protein sequence MRRALWILAVLLSHWRRHPMQLATLLIGLISATALWSGVQALNQQARIAYDRAAATFGGSRTAMLVSRDSATFPQQLFVDLRRAGWPVSPTLEGRVQIDGRSFRLLGVEPVTLPSEVGNAPAVGRGSLLSFVTPPGEMLVAGETLRDLGLKEGERPQANGTSLPPLRVQAELAPGALVVDIGIAQEILKMPGQVSRLLVGKSKAPHATLESVAGEKLRLVEPSAESDLERLTDSFHLNLTAFGLLSFFVGLFIVNSAIGLAFEQRLPMLRTLRACGVSARLLNTVLVIELVSLALVAGLIGLVCGYFIAAALLPDVAASLRGLYGAQIPGQLSLKPAWWFAGIAISILGALAAAAASLAKAIRIPVLATAQPQAWQQAQRRWLMFQSAAALAVFAVAAALIQFGDSLIAGFAVLAALMLGAALILPMVLQIALAFGQRSARAPVGIWFWADSRQQLSGLSLALMALLLALAVNIGVSTMVESFSRTFLVWLDGRLAADVYISAASDQQAKEIKAWLRDRPEVEAILPGGRADTQFGGAPIEVLGLPDHVTYRDNWPLLESAANAWVRLRPGDTCLISEQLSRRMKLAIGDHIKVPAPGGNWPLEIVGIYADYGNPKSQIAVNFAALTRRFPLTPQTRIGLRVAPDHIAPLITALQQKFGLDDRSIADQATMKRESRRVFNRTFSVTAALNAFTLGVAGIALLTSLLTLANSRLPQLAPLWAIGLTRRRLAALELLKTMAVALITALFALPLGLLVAWCLLAIVNVKAFGWRLPFHVFPLQLIELLAVALAAAFCAAALPVARLARMQPASLIRIFVNER from the coding sequence ATGAGGCGGGCGCTCTGGATCCTCGCCGTGCTGCTCAGCCATTGGCGGCGGCATCCGATGCAGCTTGCGACGCTGCTGATCGGGCTGATCTCGGCCACCGCGCTGTGGAGCGGCGTGCAGGCGCTGAACCAGCAGGCCCGCATCGCCTATGACCGCGCCGCCGCGACCTTCGGCGGCTCGCGCACCGCCATGCTGGTGAGCCGCGACAGCGCGACCTTCCCGCAACAACTGTTCGTCGATCTGCGCCGCGCCGGTTGGCCGGTGTCGCCGACACTGGAGGGCCGGGTCCAGATCGACGGGCGCAGCTTCCGCCTGCTCGGCGTCGAGCCGGTGACGCTGCCGTCCGAGGTGGGCAACGCGCCGGCGGTCGGGCGCGGCAGCCTGCTATCCTTCGTCACGCCGCCCGGCGAGATGCTGGTTGCGGGCGAGACGCTGCGCGATCTCGGCCTCAAGGAGGGCGAACGGCCGCAGGCCAACGGCACGAGCTTGCCGCCGCTGCGCGTGCAGGCGGAGCTCGCACCCGGCGCGCTCGTCGTCGATATCGGCATCGCGCAGGAGATCCTGAAGATGCCCGGCCAGGTGTCGCGCCTGCTGGTCGGCAAGTCCAAAGCACCGCATGCAACGCTGGAAAGCGTTGCAGGCGAAAAACTCCGCCTGGTCGAGCCGAGCGCCGAGAGCGACCTCGAACGGCTGACCGACAGTTTCCATCTCAACCTCACCGCATTCGGCCTGCTGTCGTTCTTCGTCGGCCTGTTCATCGTCAACTCCGCGATCGGCCTCGCCTTCGAGCAGCGGCTGCCGATGCTACGCACCTTGCGCGCCTGCGGCGTCTCGGCGCGGCTGCTCAACACCGTGCTGGTGATCGAGCTGGTGTCGCTGGCGCTGGTCGCCGGCCTGATTGGCCTGGTCTGCGGCTATTTCATTGCGGCAGCCTTGCTGCCCGATGTCGCGGCCTCTCTGCGCGGGCTCTATGGCGCGCAGATCCCGGGACAGCTTTCGCTCAAGCCCGCCTGGTGGTTCGCCGGCATCGCCATCAGCATCCTGGGCGCGCTCGCAGCCGCCGCCGCGAGCCTTGCCAAGGCGATCCGGATACCGGTGCTGGCGACGGCGCAGCCGCAGGCCTGGCAGCAGGCACAACGGCGCTGGCTGATGTTCCAGAGTGCCGCGGCGCTCGCGGTATTTGCGGTGGCGGCGGCTCTCATTCAGTTCGGCGATTCCCTGATCGCGGGCTTTGCGGTATTGGCCGCGCTGATGCTCGGCGCGGCGCTGATTTTGCCGATGGTGCTACAGATCGCGCTCGCGTTCGGCCAGCGCAGCGCGCGGGCGCCGGTCGGCATCTGGTTCTGGGCCGACAGCCGCCAGCAGCTCTCAGGCCTGTCGCTGGCGCTGATGGCGCTGTTGCTCGCGCTCGCGGTCAATATCGGCGTCAGCACCATGGTGGAAAGTTTCAGCCGCACCTTCCTGGTGTGGCTCGACGGCCGCCTCGCCGCCGACGTCTACATCAGCGCCGCCAGCGATCAGCAGGCGAAAGAGATCAAGGCGTGGCTGCGCGATCGGCCCGAAGTCGAGGCGATCCTGCCCGGCGGCCGCGCCGATACACAATTCGGCGGCGCGCCGATCGAGGTGCTCGGCCTGCCCGACCACGTCACCTATCGCGACAACTGGCCATTGCTGGAAAGCGCGGCAAATGCCTGGGTGCGCTTGCGTCCCGGCGACACTTGTCTGATCAGCGAGCAGCTGTCGCGGCGGATGAAGCTTGCGATTGGTGATCATATCAAGGTGCCTGCCCCGGGCGGCAACTGGCCGCTCGAGATCGTCGGCATCTATGCCGATTACGGCAACCCCAAAAGCCAGATCGCGGTCAACTTCGCCGCGCTGACCCGGCGCTTTCCGCTGACGCCGCAGACCCGGATCGGGCTGCGCGTCGCGCCCGATCATATCGCGCCGCTGATCACGGCGCTGCAGCAGAAGTTCGGCCTCGACGACCGCAGTATCGCCGACCAGGCGACGATGAAGCGGGAATCCAGGCGGGTGTTCAACCGCACCTTCTCGGTGACCGCGGCGCTCAACGCCTTCACGCTCGGCGTCGCCGGCATCGCGCTCCTGACCAGCCTGCTCACGCTGGCCAATTCGCGGCTGCCGCAGCTTGCGCCATTGTGGGCGATCGGCCTGACGCGGCGGCGGCTCGCGGCGCTCGAACTGTTGAAGACCATGGCGGTCGCATTGATCACCGCGCTGTTCGCGCTGCCGCTCGGCCTTCTGGTCGCCTGGTGCCTGCTTGCGATCGTCAATGTAAAGGCGTTCGGCTGGCGGCTGCCGTTCCACGTCTTCCCGTTGCAGCTGATCGAGCTGCTCGCGGTGGCGCTCGCCGCCGCGTTCTGTGCAGCGGCGCTGCCGGTCGCTAGACTGGCGCGCATGCAGCCGGCCAGCCTGATCAGGATCTTCGTCAATGAGCGCTGA
- a CDS encoding ABC transporter ATP-binding protein, with translation MLRVTGLTKSYRFAGEDVAVLRGVDLTVTTGESVALSGESGSGKSTLLHLIAGLDAADSGEIRLADITVSALNDAGRAELRRDRLGLVFQQFNLIPSLTVADNLVFQSRIAGRHDAAWNDELVERLGLKPLLKRYPEQLSGGQQQRVAIGRALAPKPLLLLADEPTGNLDEDTADEVLRLARDLVARTGCGFLMVTHSARLAATLDRQVTLHAGVIA, from the coding sequence GTGCTTCGCGTCACCGGCCTGACCAAGAGTTACCGCTTTGCCGGTGAAGACGTCGCAGTGCTGCGCGGCGTCGATCTCACTGTCACGACCGGCGAGAGCGTGGCGCTGTCAGGCGAATCCGGCAGCGGCAAGAGCACGCTGCTGCATCTGATCGCGGGGCTGGACGCCGCCGACAGCGGCGAGATCAGGCTTGCCGATATCACGGTCTCCGCTCTCAACGATGCCGGCCGCGCCGAGCTGCGCCGCGACCGGCTCGGCCTTGTGTTCCAGCAGTTCAACCTGATCCCGAGCCTGACGGTTGCGGACAATCTCGTGTTCCAGTCCCGCATCGCCGGCCGGCACGATGCCGCCTGGAATGACGAACTGGTCGAGCGGCTCGGGCTCAAGCCGCTGCTGAAGCGCTATCCCGAGCAATTGTCCGGCGGCCAGCAGCAACGCGTCGCGATCGGCCGCGCGCTGGCGCCGAAGCCGCTGCTGCTGCTCGCCGACGAGCCGACCGGCAATCTCGACGAGGACACCGCCGACGAGGTGCTGCGACTGGCACGCGATCTGGTCGCTCGCACCGGCTGCGGCTTCCTGATGGTCACCCACAGCGCGCGGCTCGCCGCGACGCTCGACCGCCAGGTCACCCTGCATGCCGGGGTCATCGCATGA
- a CDS encoding class I SAM-dependent methyltransferase: MNRSILRAAACAALMSATLLAVPEVRAEDAAGPDYAAIVAAPDRSDADRQVDQRRQPAKMLAFAGVKPGMTILDMAASAGYSTELLARTVAPSGKVYAQDSATVLERFVKDKFDTRAKAPAMKNVVHVVRDYDDPIPPEVSNLDMITLFFFYHDISYLPVDRAAMNKKMFAALKPGGFLVIADHSAKAGEGVSVAKTLHRIEESTLKQEIEAAGFKLVAEADFLHHAEDPKDIPVFKAPVPIDEFVLKYQKP; the protein is encoded by the coding sequence ATGAACAGATCGATCCTTCGCGCGGCCGCCTGCGCTGCGCTTATGTCCGCCACGCTGCTCGCGGTGCCTGAAGTCCGCGCCGAGGACGCCGCCGGTCCCGACTACGCGGCGATCGTTGCCGCGCCCGATCGCAGCGATGCGGATCGCCAGGTCGACCAGCGCCGCCAGCCGGCCAAGATGCTGGCCTTTGCCGGCGTCAAGCCCGGCATGACCATTCTCGACATGGCGGCGAGCGCCGGCTACAGCACCGAACTCTTGGCGCGCACCGTCGCCCCTTCGGGCAAGGTCTACGCGCAGGATTCGGCGACCGTGCTCGAGCGCTTCGTCAAGGACAAGTTCGACACCCGCGCCAAGGCGCCGGCGATGAAGAACGTGGTCCATGTGGTGCGCGACTATGATGATCCGATCCCGCCCGAGGTCAGCAACCTCGACATGATCACCTTGTTCTTTTTCTATCACGACATCAGCTATCTGCCGGTCGATCGCGCCGCGATGAACAAGAAGATGTTCGCCGCGCTCAAACCCGGCGGCTTCCTCGTGATCGCGGACCACTCGGCCAAGGCGGGCGAAGGCGTAAGCGTCGCCAAGACGCTGCACCGGATCGAGGAGAGCACCCTGAAGCAGGAGATCGAGGCGGCCGGCTTCAAGCTGGTGGCCGAGGCCGATTTCCTGCATCATGCAGAGGACCCGAAGGACATTCCCGTCTTCAAGGCGCCGGTGCCGATCGACGAGTTCGTCCTGAAATACCAGAAGCCTTGA
- a CDS encoding MFS transporter, with product MTTQPTPKGMSTGMSKGTPKGAWQITFLLFLYMVVNFADKIVVGLAGVPIRKEMGLTPEQFGDLGSSFFYLFSISAIVVGFIVNRVDTRWVLLILAVIWSLTQFPMIGTVSLTTLTICRIILGAGEGPAFSVAAHAIYKWFPDEKRTLPTAILSQGSAFGVILAVPALNWIIVNHSWHHAFGALGIVGLLWTVAWFALGKEGPLVSTAAVVADEPRIPYWKLLTSRTFVGCVVATFGAYWALSLGLTWFTSFIIEGLGFSQQQAGFVSILPWIFGATIVLLTGWISQLMLARGFTTRGARGVLGSVPLIVGGCILAALPYAPPGALMIALLVIGSGLCGSIYVVCPPMLGEFTPVSQRGAIIAIYGALYTISGIMAPMVMGSVIQHAATPMAGYMSGFTINAAIMAGSGLLGLLLLWPNTERARLTGTSQPAGTIKGAMSPT from the coding sequence ATGACGACGCAACCGACGCCCAAGGGGATGTCAACGGGGATGTCGAAGGGGACGCCCAAAGGCGCCTGGCAAATCACCTTCCTTCTGTTCCTGTACATGGTGGTGAACTTTGCGGACAAGATCGTGGTCGGGCTTGCCGGCGTGCCGATCCGGAAGGAGATGGGTCTCACCCCGGAGCAGTTCGGCGATCTCGGCTCATCCTTCTTCTATCTGTTCTCGATCTCGGCGATCGTGGTCGGCTTCATCGTCAACCGCGTCGACACGCGTTGGGTGCTGCTGATCCTGGCGGTGATCTGGTCGCTGACGCAATTTCCGATGATCGGCACCGTCAGCCTCACCACGCTCACGATCTGCCGCATCATCCTCGGCGCCGGCGAGGGACCGGCCTTCTCGGTCGCCGCGCACGCGATCTACAAATGGTTTCCGGACGAGAAGCGCACGCTGCCGACCGCGATCCTGTCGCAGGGTTCGGCGTTTGGCGTGATCCTCGCGGTGCCCGCGCTGAACTGGATCATCGTCAATCACAGCTGGCATCACGCCTTCGGCGCGCTCGGCATCGTCGGCCTGCTCTGGACCGTCGCCTGGTTCGCGCTCGGCAAGGAAGGGCCGCTGGTGTCGACGGCTGCCGTTGTTGCCGACGAACCACGGATTCCCTACTGGAAGCTGCTGACGTCGCGCACCTTCGTCGGCTGCGTGGTCGCGACCTTCGGCGCCTATTGGGCGTTGTCGTTGGGACTGACCTGGTTCACCTCCTTCATCATCGAGGGACTCGGCTTCTCGCAGCAGCAGGCCGGCTTCGTCTCGATCCTGCCCTGGATCTTCGGTGCGACGATCGTGCTCCTGACCGGCTGGATCTCGCAGCTGATGCTGGCGCGTGGCTTCACCACCCGCGGCGCGCGCGGCGTGCTCGGCTCGGTGCCTTTGATCGTCGGTGGCTGCATCCTCGCTGCGCTGCCCTATGCGCCGCCGGGCGCGCTGATGATCGCACTGCTGGTGATCGGCTCCGGCCTGTGCGGCTCGATCTATGTGGTGTGCCCGCCGATGCTCGGCGAGTTCACGCCGGTGTCGCAGCGTGGCGCGATCATCGCGATCTATGGCGCGCTGTACACCATCTCGGGCATCATGGCGCCGATGGTGATGGGCAGTGTGATCCAGCACGCCGCCACGCCGATGGCCGGCTACATGAGCGGCTTCACCATCAACGCCGCGATCATGGCCGGCTCCGGCCTGCTCGGATTGCTGCTGCTGTGGCCCAACACCGAGCGTGCGCGGCTGACCGGCACGTCGCAGCCGGCGGGCACGATCAAGGGCGCGATGTCGCCGACGTAA
- a CDS encoding amidohydrolase family protein, which translates to MTSTPDLVIRGGNIADGKGGDLYEADVAISGGKITEVGKVSAKGKEEIDARGRLVAPGSVDVHTHYDGQVTWSQDITPSSQNGVTTAIMGNCGVGFAPCRPSDHGRLIQLMEGVEDIPEPVLSAGIPWAWESFPDYMEWLSKRSFDMDIGAQLPHAALRVYVMGERGARRDPATPEDNQAMAALAGDAVRSGALGFSTSRTLNHRTSTGDYTPTLKAGEDELTAIAGAMHGVGRSVLQFVLDQSTVHEDLPMMLRVAENTRCPISFSVAQADKAPRRWRQTMDTINEAAARGLSITTQIAARPVGLLLGLELSRNPFQTHPSYREIARLPLAEQLTHLRRPEVRAAILSESATATDDPLFFRPNYDKMYLLGNPPDYEQPPENALGPQARRQGRQPEELAYDAMLTDEGRGMLYVPFLNYADGNLDAVHEMLREPSAVPGLSDGGAHCGIICDASFPTYLLTHWTRDRSRGEKLSIPFVIAAQSRKTALSVGLTDRGVIAPGFKADVNVIDYDRLHLHPPKVHYDLPVGGRRLLQQVDGYDATIVSGVVTQREGKATGARPGRLVRGAQGMN; encoded by the coding sequence ATGACCTCGACCCCAGACCTCGTGATCCGCGGCGGCAACATCGCCGACGGCAAGGGCGGCGATCTCTATGAAGCCGATGTCGCGATCTCAGGCGGCAAGATCACCGAAGTCGGCAAGGTCTCCGCAAAGGGCAAGGAAGAGATCGACGCCCGCGGCAGACTGGTGGCGCCAGGCTCCGTTGACGTCCACACCCATTACGACGGCCAGGTGACCTGGAGCCAGGACATCACGCCGTCGTCGCAGAACGGCGTCACCACCGCGATCATGGGCAATTGCGGCGTCGGCTTCGCACCGTGCCGGCCGAGCGATCACGGCAGGCTGATCCAGCTGATGGAAGGCGTCGAGGACATTCCGGAGCCGGTGCTCTCCGCCGGCATTCCCTGGGCGTGGGAAAGCTTCCCCGACTACATGGAATGGCTGTCGAAGCGTAGCTTCGACATGGACATCGGTGCGCAGCTGCCGCACGCGGCGCTGCGCGTCTATGTGATGGGCGAGCGCGGCGCGCGCCGCGATCCCGCCACGCCCGAGGACAACCAGGCGATGGCGGCGCTCGCCGGCGACGCGGTGCGATCCGGCGCGCTGGGCTTCTCGACCTCGCGCACGCTCAATCACCGCACCTCGACCGGCGACTACACGCCGACCTTGAAGGCAGGCGAGGATGAATTGACCGCGATCGCCGGCGCGATGCACGGCGTCGGCCGCAGCGTGCTGCAATTCGTGCTCGATCAGAGCACCGTCCACGAAGACCTGCCGATGATGCTGCGGGTCGCCGAGAACACGAGGTGCCCGATCTCGTTCTCCGTCGCTCAGGCCGACAAGGCGCCGCGGCGCTGGCGGCAGACCATGGACACCATCAATGAAGCCGCCGCCCGCGGCCTGTCGATCACGACCCAGATCGCCGCGCGCCCCGTCGGGCTGCTGCTTGGGCTGGAATTGTCGCGCAACCCGTTCCAGACCCATCCGAGCTATCGCGAAATCGCCAGGCTGCCGCTGGCCGAGCAGCTGACGCATCTGCGCCGTCCCGAGGTGCGCGCCGCGATCCTGAGCGAGAGCGCGACGGCAACCGATGACCCGCTGTTCTTCCGGCCCAACTACGACAAGATGTATCTTTTGGGTAATCCGCCGGACTATGAGCAGCCGCCGGAGAACGCGCTCGGCCCGCAGGCGCGCCGCCAGGGCCGCCAGCCGGAAGAGCTCGCCTACGACGCGATGCTCACCGACGAGGGCCGCGGCATGCTCTATGTGCCGTTCCTGAATTATGCCGACGGCAATCTCGATGCCGTGCATGAGATGCTGCGCGAACCGAGTGCCGTGCCCGGCCTGTCCGACGGCGGCGCGCATTGCGGCATCATCTGCGATGCCAGCTTCCCGACCTATCTCTTGACGCACTGGACGCGCGACCGCAGCCGCGGCGAGAAGCTCTCGATCCCGTTCGTGATCGCGGCGCAGTCGCGCAAAACCGCGCTGTCGGTCGGGCTCACTGATCGCGGCGTGATCGCGCCGGGCTTCAAGGCCGATGTCAACGTAATCGACTACGACAGGCTGCACCTGCATCCGCCGAAGGTGCATTACGACCTTCCGGTCGGCGGCCGCCGCCTCCTGCAACAGGTCGACGGCTACGACGCGACTATCGTCTCCGGCGTGGTGACCCAGCGCGAAGGCAAGGCCACCGGCGCACGGCCGGGCAGGCTGGTTCGCGGCGCGCAGGGGATGAATTGA
- a CDS encoding CHAD domain-containing protein: MTDAGTPIAVRHGDQAEIELKLLAPQGSLEKLREAACIVQHARNRGAFHRLETVYYDTPERLLFQHGMSLRVRRSGKTFVQTLKLAPNGAQPLMRRQWEAAVEGIAPDLARFPADEIGDPVAALSNIALVPVFATKVRRHARQLDLPDASVEIAFDEGTIEADARQEVLSEIELELKSGNAGVLFDLGTQLLDAAPLQIGTRSKAERGYALAFDVAPSAAKAELPGITAELAVDDVIALLVGSCWHHLLRNHAVAEQGSDPEGVHQMRVALRRLRTICALFRRDIPSPAFLAINSEAKWLMRQLGKARDWDVFAETTINRLVSAVPDIDLDGLRQAVQQQRKSSYGTLQSVLADPRCSRFLLSLGHLVERRGWRNEIDSEALAVLSQPMPVLADQILERLHRKTLKRGARFRRLDIHAQHNLRINLKKLRYAAEFFLPLYASHAPAKRYVKRLAGLQTTLGRVCDIGSTRVLLHAIRQDDQPALHLGIGAMAGWLARDQIAVAKTLRKSWRRFKTTPAFWGR, encoded by the coding sequence GTGACCGATGCGGGGACTCCCATTGCCGTCAGGCATGGCGATCAGGCGGAAATCGAACTCAAGCTGCTTGCGCCGCAAGGAAGCCTCGAAAAACTGCGCGAGGCAGCCTGCATCGTGCAGCATGCGCGCAATCGCGGTGCATTTCACCGGCTGGAGACGGTTTATTACGACACGCCGGAGCGGCTGTTGTTTCAGCATGGCATGTCGCTGCGCGTGCGACGCAGCGGCAAGACCTTCGTCCAGACGCTGAAGCTTGCGCCCAATGGCGCGCAGCCTCTGATGCGACGCCAATGGGAGGCGGCGGTCGAAGGCATCGCCCCTGATCTGGCGCGGTTCCCCGCCGACGAGATCGGCGATCCCGTAGCGGCGCTGAGCAACATTGCGCTGGTGCCGGTGTTCGCGACAAAAGTGCGCCGCCACGCGCGGCAGCTCGATCTGCCCGATGCGTCGGTTGAGATCGCATTCGACGAGGGGACGATCGAGGCCGATGCGCGCCAGGAAGTGCTGTCGGAAATCGAGCTTGAATTGAAGAGCGGCAATGCCGGCGTCCTGTTCGATCTCGGAACCCAGTTGCTCGATGCAGCACCGCTGCAGATCGGCACGCGCAGCAAGGCAGAACGCGGCTATGCGCTGGCGTTCGATGTCGCGCCGTCGGCGGCGAAGGCCGAGTTGCCAGGCATCACCGCGGAGCTTGCGGTCGACGACGTCATCGCGCTGCTGGTGGGCTCCTGCTGGCACCATCTTTTGAGAAATCACGCGGTGGCCGAGCAGGGATCGGATCCCGAAGGCGTGCACCAGATGCGCGTGGCCTTGCGACGCTTGCGGACGATCTGCGCGCTGTTCCGGCGCGACATTCCATCGCCGGCATTCCTGGCGATCAACAGCGAAGCAAAATGGCTGATGCGGCAACTCGGCAAGGCCCGGGATTGGGACGTCTTCGCCGAGACGACGATCAACCGTCTGGTCAGCGCGGTTCCGGATATCGATCTGGATGGCCTCCGCCAGGCGGTTCAACAGCAACGGAAGTCGAGCTACGGCACCTTGCAAAGCGTTCTGGCTGACCCTCGATGCAGCCGTTTCCTGCTCTCGCTGGGGCATCTGGTGGAACGCCGCGGCTGGCGCAACGAGATCGACAGCGAAGCGCTGGCTGTGCTGTCGCAGCCAATGCCGGTGCTCGCCGATCAAATTCTGGAACGATTGCATCGCAAGACATTGAAGCGTGGCGCGCGCTTCCGGCGGCTCGATATCCACGCGCAGCACAATCTCAGGATCAACCTCAAGAAGTTGCGCTATGCGGCGGAGTTCTTCCTGCCGCTTTATGCGTCCCACGCGCCGGCGAAGCGCTACGTGAAGCGGCTCGCCGGGCTGCAGACCACTCTCGGGCGGGTGTGCGACATCGGAAGCACGCGCGTGCTGCTCCATGCCATCCGGCAGGACGACCAGCCTGCGCTTCATCTCGGCATCGGCGCGATGGCCGGCTGGCTCGCCCGCGATCAGATCGCGGTGGCGAAAACGCTGCGCAAGAGTTGGCGGCGGTTCAAGACGACGCCGGCATTCTGGGGCCGGTGA
- a CDS encoding MFS transporter, whose translation MVDILAAPQQAKADSALRTLTGISVAHWVSHFHIFVLPMLFPFLKQQLGVGYIELGFALTVFAVVSGLTQAPIGYLADHIGARKILLIGLTIGGCALIGLGLHLSYTSLIVCAVALGLANSVYHPADYAILSAHMDEARMGRAFSIHTFAGFLGGAVAPAIMAALVASIGGPGALIVAGAVGPLVALFLIVLGIPDAGANKNKPKDDATPKASVITPALMVLTAFFTLLSLSTSGINNFGVVALMGGYGASFSTANIALTAFLGASAAGVLAGGYLADWTHRHSQLAAGCFAVNAVLVVLVALVNLPPVALTLAMGLAGFLGGVIAPSRDMMVRNAAPPGAAGRAFGIVSTGFNFGGIVSPLLFGWIMDQHMPHWVFGASAVFMVLTVLLALVTERKPRASALATQAQPR comes from the coding sequence ATGGTCGACATTCTGGCCGCACCGCAGCAAGCGAAGGCCGACAGCGCGCTGCGCACGCTGACGGGAATTTCGGTCGCCCATTGGGTCAGCCATTTCCATATCTTCGTGCTGCCGATGCTGTTCCCGTTCCTGAAGCAACAGCTCGGCGTCGGCTATATCGAACTCGGTTTCGCGCTGACGGTGTTTGCGGTGGTGTCGGGCTTGACCCAGGCGCCGATCGGCTACCTCGCCGACCATATCGGCGCGCGCAAGATCCTGCTGATCGGGCTGACCATCGGCGGCTGCGCGCTGATCGGGCTCGGCCTGCATCTGAGCTATACGTCGCTGATCGTCTGTGCCGTGGCGCTCGGCCTCGCCAACAGCGTCTACCATCCGGCTGACTACGCGATCCTCTCGGCCCATATGGACGAGGCGCGGATGGGCCGCGCCTTCTCGATCCACACCTTTGCCGGCTTCCTCGGCGGCGCGGTGGCGCCTGCGATCATGGCGGCGCTGGTCGCCTCGATCGGCGGCCCCGGCGCGCTGATCGTGGCCGGCGCGGTCGGCCCGCTGGTGGCGCTGTTCCTGATCGTGCTCGGCATTCCCGATGCCGGCGCCAACAAGAACAAGCCGAAGGACGATGCGACCCCGAAGGCGAGCGTGATCACGCCGGCGCTGATGGTGCTGACAGCGTTCTTCACGCTGCTCAGCCTCTCGACCTCAGGCATCAACAATTTCGGCGTGGTCGCGCTGATGGGCGGTTACGGCGCGTCGTTCTCGACCGCCAACATCGCGCTGACCGCGTTCCTCGGCGCCAGCGCGGCCGGCGTGCTCGCCGGCGGCTATCTCGCCGACTGGACCCATCGCCACAGCCAGCTCGCCGCAGGCTGCTTCGCGGTCAATGCCGTGCTGGTCGTGCTGGTCGCACTGGTGAACCTGCCGCCCGTCGCGCTCACGCTTGCGATGGGGCTTGCCGGATTCCTTGGCGGCGTGATCGCGCCGTCCCGCGACATGATGGTGCGCAATGCCGCGCCTCCCGGCGCAGCGGGCCGCGCCTTCGGCATCGTCTCCACCGGTTTCAACTTCGGCGGCATCGTGAGCCCGCTGCTGTTCGGCTGGATCATGGATCAGCACATGCCGCACTGGGTGTTCGGCGCCTCGGCGGTCTTCATGGTGCTGACGGTGCTGCTTGCGCTGGTCACCGAGCGCAAGCCGCGGGCCTCCGCACTTGCGACCCAGGCGCAGCCCCGTTAG